A window of the Schistocerca nitens isolate TAMUIC-IGC-003100 chromosome 5, iqSchNite1.1, whole genome shotgun sequence genome harbors these coding sequences:
- the LOC126259666 gene encoding G-protein coupled receptor Mth2-like: MDACAAAALLVSAAVLATAQLGRADEPLELEFDYRAVQLGEYSAVTAPTYRSESQTAATAETATSALWESTPSSEFGSNETDADETVKRFLAINARASVDAEFQRREVQVLTCCFAEGEEACDVECLEHFVASVDGGGGASNRTTAVRLCSALYGLLECPGDPRSAQCSQYCRCFSADPWADAVWGAASALFFVCTLLTLAVYLCVPRLRNLHGKCLASYLVAVVAGEAVATVASSLVCGDPDPLVLAAVHYLTLARYCWVNLLCVDVYCRCRPFRSVRQQPRAGCLSAERRRFLCFSAAAWGGSALVFGALWAFRVEATPVIYTGIVFLLLAASCVPLLLTLARIWRTKRQTRKKCLNISKMRLNWFYLTSKLLCLSGAGKLLSVVLYFTVRGKPYYKWLFVVLKLEGPIVFFLFVCNVRVRGLVRKHLTNLEWISGEKSSENCSKYS; encoded by the coding sequence ATGGACGCCTGCGCAGCGGCTGCGTTGCTCGTCTCCGCGGCCGTCTTGGCCACAGCACAGCTGGGTCGTGCAGACGAGCCGCTCGAACTGGAGTTCGACTACCGCGCGGTTCAGCTGGGAGAATACTCCGCTGTCACAGCCCCGACCTACCGAAGCGAGTCCCAGACCGCGGCTACAGCTGAAACGGCAACGTCCGCTTTGTGGGAGTCGACACCGTCTTCCGAATTTGGCTCGAACGAGACCGACGCCGACGagactgtcaaacgctttctggcaaTAAACGCCAGAGCGTCAGTAGATGCCGAGTTCCAGAGGCGAGAAGTTCAGGTGCTGACGTGCTGTTTCGCCGAGGGCGAGGAGGCGTGTGACGTGGAGTGCCTGGAGCACTTCGTGGCGAGTGTGGACGGGGGCGGCGGCGCGAGCAACCGGACGACGGCGGTGCGGCTGTGCAGCGCGCTCTACGGGCTGCTGGAGTGCCCCGGCGACCCCCGGAGCGCCCAGTGCTCGCAGTACTGCCGCTGCTTCAGCGCCGACCCCTGGGCGGACGCGGTCTGGGGCGCCGCGTCGGCGCTTTTCTTCGTCTGCACGCTGCTCACGCTGGCCGTGTACCTGTGCGTGCCGCGGCTGCGCAACCTGCACGGCAAGTGCCTCGCCTCCTACCTGGTGGCGGTGGTTGCCGGCGAGGCCGTCGCCACGGTGGCCAGCTCGCTGGTCTGCGGCGACCCCGACCCCCTGGTGCTCGCCGCCGTCCACTACCTCACTCTGGCCCGCTACTGCTGGGTCAACCTGCTGTGCGTCGACGTGTACTGCAGGTGCCGGCCGTTCCGCTCGGTGCGCCAGCAGCCGCGCGCCGGCTGCCTGTCCGCGGAGCGCCGCAGGTTCCTCTGCTTCTCGGCGGCCGCCTGGGGCGGCTCGGCGCTCGTCTTCGGCGCGCTCTGGGCCTTCCGAGTGGAGGCCACGCCCGTCATCTACACCGGCATCGTCTTCCTCCTGCTCGCCGCCAGCTGCGTGCCGCTCTTACTGACGCTGGCCAGGATCTGGAGGACGAAGAGGCAGACCCGGAAGAAGTGCCTCAACATTTCCAAGATGAGACTCAACTGGTTCTACCTGACGTCGAAGCTGCTCTGCCTGAGTGGCGCCGGCAAGCTGCTGTCGGTGGTGCTGTACTTCACGGTGCGCGGCAAGCCCTACTACAAGTGGCTCTTTGTCGTACTGAAGCTGGAAGGTCCCATCGTGTTCTTTCTGTTTGTGTGCAACGTCAGAGTCAGGGGCTTAGTACGCAAGCATCTTACGAACCTGGAATGGATAAGCGGAGAAAAAAGCAGCGAGAACTGTAGTAAATACAGCTGA